The following proteins are encoded in a genomic region of Diabrotica virgifera virgifera chromosome 1, PGI_DIABVI_V3a:
- the LOC126893388 gene encoding uncharacterized protein LOC126893388, translating to MGNKRIGLMCYADDAAIIAKSEDDLQRQLFEFFQVSRQLNMNISTNKTKCITKAKDPLRCKLVVENNPIEQVMPFRYLGIDISSTHDPVKDLRSQINKASALSGCLREIVWSKPYMRTDSKSRIYKTCIRPIMTYGIEVREGTNKTKQILIPK from the coding sequence ATGGGCAACAAAAGAATTGGTTTGATGTGTTACGCAGATGACGCAGCAATTATTGCTAAATCAGAAGATGATCTTCAGAGACAGCTCTTTGAGTTCTTTCAAGTAAGCCGTCAACTAAATATGAACATTTCTaccaacaaaactaaatgtataacAAAAGCAAAAGATCCGCTCAGATGTAAGTTAGTGGTTGAGAACAACCCCATAGAACAGGTGATGCCATTCAGATATCTGGGCATAGATATATCAAGCACTCACGACCCAGTAAAGGACctgaggagtcagatcaacaaagcatctgcattgtcaggatgtctTCGGGAGATAGTCTGGTCAAAGCCATATATGCGCACAGATAGTAAAAGTAGAATCTATAAGACTTGCATACGACCGATCATGACATATGGCATAGAAGTGCGCGAAGGcaccaacaaaacgaaacagatACTAATTCCGAAATGA